A single region of the Malaclemys terrapin pileata isolate rMalTer1 chromosome 4, rMalTer1.hap1, whole genome shotgun sequence genome encodes:
- the RIC8A gene encoding synembryn-A, producing MELKNVVETVESGEQDAILKVLQIYNQEKSQCFTFEDEEREERKKMAQLLIKFLERELQPSCQVTCLESIRILSRDKGCLDPFTTGEGLQTLARHAGIDYSEELIREVPDLDVILEALKCLCNIVFSSPRAQELTAEARLVVGLTERIKLYNEKNLPHEVKFFDLRLLFLLTALRVDIRQQLAQELRGISLMTDTLELTLGVKWLDPHEVATEGSPPLPLPRQETERAMEILKVLFNITFDSSKREVDEEDAALYRRLGALLRHCLMISADGEDRTEEFHSHTVNLLGNLPLMCLDVLLTPKVRPGSLEYMGVNMDAVSVLLDFLERRLDRGHKLKETLTPVLNLLTESARVHRQTRKFLKAKVLPPLRDVKNRPEVGNLLRNKLVRLMTHIDTDVKHCAAEFLFVLCKESVSRFVKYTGYGNAAGLLAARGLMAGGRAEGEYSEDEDTDTEEYKEAKPNINPVTGRVEEKLPNPMEGMTEEQKEYEAMKLVNMFDKLSRQQVIQPMGMTPGGNLTSLENAVHELAEERSSSDSDLGLD from the exons AAGTCTCAGTGTTTCACCTTTGAAGATGAAGAgcgggaggagaggaag AAAATGGCCCAGCTACTGATCAAGTTCCTGGAGAGAGAGCTCCAGCCCTCCTGCCAAGTCACATGTTTGGAAAGCATCCGCATCCTGTCCCGGGACAAAGGCTGTCTTGACCCCTTTACCACTGGGGAAGGCCTGCAAACCTTGGCCAGACACGCTGGCATTGATTACTCAGAGGAGCTCATTCGGGAAGTCCCAGACCTAGATGTGATCCTGGAGGCCCTCAAATGCCTCTGCAACATCGTCTTCAGCAGTCCCCGGGCACAAGAGCTGACGGCTGAGGCCCGGCTCGTGGTGGGTCTTACGGAGCGCATCAAACTCTACAATGAGAAGAACCTCCCCCATGAAGTCAAGTTTTTTGACCTGCGTCTTCTGTTCCTGCTGACAGCACTGAGGGTGGACATCCGGCAGCAGCTggcccaggagctcaggggcatCAGCCTGATGACAGACACCCTGGAGCTGACACTAGGGGTGAAATGGCTGGACCCCCATGAAGTAGCCACTGAGGggagccctcccctgcccctgccacgCCAGGAGACAGAGCGTGCCATGGAGATCCTTAAGGTGCTCTTCAACATCACATTTGACTCCAGCAAGAGGGAGGTAGATGAG GAAGATGCTGCTCTGTACCGACGCCTGGGCGCTCTCCTGCGTCACTGCCTGATGATTTCAGCTGATGGAGAGGACCGGACAGAAGAATTTCATAG CCACACAGTTAACCTCTTGGGCAACCTCCCACTCATGTGTCTGGATGTCCTGTTGACCCCGAAGGTGCGGCCAGGCTCGCTTGAGTACATGGGCGTCAACATGGATGCAGTCAGTGTCCTGCTGGATTTCTTAGAGCGACGACTTGACAGG GGTCACAAACTGAAGGAGACCCTGACCCCTGTGCTGAACCTGTTGACAGAGAGTGCCCGTGTCCATCGCCAGACGAGGAAGTTCCTCAAAGCTAAG GTGCTGCCTCCGCTGCGGGACGTGAAAAATCGCCCCGAGGTGGGGAACTTGCTGCGGAACAAGCTTGTGCGCCTGATGACTCACATTGACACCGACGTGAAGCACTGCGCAGCCGAGTTCCTCTTTGTGCTCTGCAAGGAGAGCG TGTCGCGATTTGTAAAGTACACAGGATATGGCAatgcagctgggctcctggcagcaCGAGGCCTCATGGCAGGAGGGCGGGCAGAGGGAGAGTATTCTGAGGATGAAGACACGGACACAGAGGAATACAAGGAAGCTAAGCCCAA CATTAACCCAGTGACAGGCCGTGTGGAGGAGAAGCTCCCCAACCCCATGGAAGGGATGACTGAGGAGCAGAAGGAATATGAAGCCATGAAGCTGGTTAACATGTTTGACAAGCTGTCCAG ACAGCAAGTCATCCAGCCAATGGGGATGACTCCAGGGGGCAATCTCACCTCTCTGGAGAACGCTGTGCATGAGCTGGCAGAGGAGAGGTCATCGTCTGACTCTGACTTGGGGTTGGACTGA